The genomic segment GAAACGCACACCAGCGTATAGATGTATGCATGCCTGTATGTGTAAGAGAGGGCACTTTAGTAATAGCCCTGCCAATAGTATTATACATTTCCATTTCTCTGCGcgtgtttttctttaatttccaaGTCATTCCTATAATGAATACATCTTTACcatccaaaagaaaaacataaaaataaaggacctatagttttctttcttttaatttttattttatgtgtatgagtgttctgcatgtatatatatgtgcaccacttgtgtgccagatgcccagagaggccagaagagggcaaccgatcccctggaactggagttacagatggtcatgaggcATCCTGTAGATgccgggaatcaaacctgggtcctctgcaagagtacttagtgctcttaaatactgagccatATTTTCAGCCTGGAgacctcaaacttgagatcctcctacTCCGACCTCCAGAGTAGCTAGAATTACAAGTATACACAActaagtgagtttgaggctggcctagactatatgagaccctgccaaaaaacaaaacaaggggctggagaggtgactcaagGTCATCTTAAGTATAacggctactcttccagaagaccctgtttgattcccagcacccacattgtggtttTCAATGGGTGTAACTCCAgttgacgccctcttctggcctctggggggtatacagacacatatgtaggcaaaacacccatacatattaaaaaaaaaaaaaaaagctagctccaGAATTCACGGGAATAAGGACAGTTTgctaccacattaaaaaaaaatgaccaatgccaaaaaaagataaaaaattttagggctggagagatggctcagaggttaagagcaccaactgctcttccagaggtcctgagttcaattcccagcacccacatggtggctcacaaccatctgtaatgagatttggcgccctcttctgtatacgtaataaataaatcttaaaaaaaaaatttaaaaagccaatggtggcacacacttttaatcccagcacttgggaggcagaggcaagtggatctctgaattcgaggccagcctggtctacagagtgagttccaggacagccagggccacacagagaaaccctgtctcaaaaaaacaaaacaaaatgaaacaaaacaaaacaccacagagctgagcatggtggcacatgcctgtaaatcccagcactctgggaggcagggcCAAGAAGAAAGCggcaagttttaggccagcttgATCCACAAAGAAGTTCGAagctaaccagggctacatagcatgaTCCTTTCTAAAAagcactaaacacacacacacatacacacacacacgaccaatGGCCACAGTAGTTAGTAATAGTGGACTTTAATTGTGGCCCTGAAAGATAGAGGTAGCATGTCATACTCAAACAGGTCATGCCTAAGACCTTGGGTCAAAGGGCTCAGTACTTACCATCCAGTGACAACCAGTCAAGCTGTGTactaggcagagacaggaatcGGCGGGCTCGATACTCAAAGAGCACAGAAGCACAGAGGGGCCCCTCCCGCCCTGCCACCTGCAAAGACACCAGCCCCACCTCGTGGGCTGGGGAGAACAGGTCAGGAAGAAGGGCTCTTTGCCCGGCTCCTTTCCTGGCTGATTAGCTGCATCAGAGCCAGTGATGATTAGTCCATGTTTTTCCTGTCCCCTTGCTGGGGGGCCAAGAGACCCCTAGGTTCAGTGGGCAGCCTTTGCACTAACAGGGAGAGGAGACTATTTACTCAAGAACTTAACACCACCTTTGCACTAGAGCATTATTGGCTGTAGACTCTGAGTTAAGGGTATTGCTCAGCAAACATGATGGTGGTTACCTCCTTTAATCCTTTAGACCAGAGTTCAGAGGCCATGACCCTTACTAAAATGCAGGAAAGGGAAGCTGTCTGTTCACCAGCAGTGTCCAGTAAGAGCTGTATCCAGAGTCTCAGTGTCTATCACCCCAAGGATAAAACCACCAGGCCTCAACCTCAAGACCAGGGCCTGAGACTTTTCTCCCAATTCCCAGCTTCTCTGGTcttatttccccttttccttcatACATGGTTGACCGGGGCTGTGGAGACTAGGAGAGAATACTCTCCCAAACAACGATACTGCCATCCTGGAGTCTCCCAAGGAAGACAACTGTTGAGTGCTAGGTTGAAGGGAAGGGTGGTGGCAAAAGACGGGAAGTCAGTCTAGACCCGTGCTGTGCAGAAGAACTTTCTATAGTGACGAGAATGTTCTACATCTAACCTGCTCATCGTGGGAGTCCTAGAATGTGTGGTGGTTAAGCACTTGAAATATGGTCAGTGTGCCTGAGGAAAcgaattttaaattctgtttcaTTGTAATTCAGTAGGTACATATGGCTGATGAACTTTCTCCCTGGGTTGGTGTAGAGGACCCTATTGTTCCCAATCTCCATACCAGGACAGTAGCAGCGTAAGACACCAGGCTGGACGAGCGAGGCTGGCACCGCGATGTGATCAAAGACACAGGAGTAACGCTCTGCGGCCTCCGTCCAAGGGCCTGTGATGAGCACCTTGACCCCACCCTGCAGACACAAGTCAGAGCCACATGACTGGAGTTAGAGCCTTAGAAATTACTACTGTGTGGCAGGTCCTGTGCTAGAGTCTAGGGGTTCAATCTTTCTGCCAAGTGGTTATTTATCTCATCAgaactaattttctttttctttttttaaagaatttcatgtagcttaggctggcctcaaagttactatgtagccaaggatggccttgaattcctgatcacCTGGCTGCTGTCTCCTAGTAGTATGCACCGCCATGCCCAGTAAAAAATCTTTCCCCAGTGCTGACGATCCAGCCcatggccttgtacatgctaggcagatgttctaccactgagctacaccctcagccttTTACTAGAATATTCTGAATCTACCAAGAAACAGAAGTCAGGACCTCCCCAAGAGTATCAGATAACTGACATCAGAAAGTTGTGCTGCTGGACGACCTCACTCCACTGCAGTCCCCCTTCCCCTCTTGAAGTAAAGTAGAACTTCTCCACTGCTGACCACAGACTTCCAGCTGCCCAGAGTCTGAAGTCACATCTCACTGTATATTCTTTTCTCTAGGATCAGTGGCCCCCCTTCAAACAGTCCCCAAGAGAATGAAGTCCCGGAAGGGGCTCTCAAAACCGTGACAACACATGGAAGGGGGGACAGGGAAAGGTACATGGACAAGGACTATGGACATACAGTTTACATAAAAGTTAAGGTTAGGAGAACCAGGAGGATGAAGGACGTGGTAGATCGCCTAGCAGCAGAATACAGGCCTTACaagctgggtttgatccctaacattaaaaacaaacacacaaaagccaCGAAAACTGAGAGAAAGCAGGTCACAGGCCATGGGGTAAGAGTTAATAAAATTCATTTTGAGAAATCGGCAAACAAACGGGAGAAGAAAAACCCAAGACTCACCTCTGGGTAGGACCACTCTGGGGAGAAGTCTGTGATGGTGTTTAGAGTAGGAGAGAGCTGGGGTGTCGGGGCAGGGAGGTTTGGAGCTTCATCACTGATGAGTTCTCCCATAAGGTCTGGGAATGACGAAAGACTGAAGGGCTCTAGCTCACTGGTGCCACCAGGGCCCCCAAACAAGGCTTCTCCTCTTGCTACCCTGCCTGATGGCTGCAAGGCAGCAGGCGAGGACGGGGATGAAGGAGGGGGTGAAGGTACAGGTGGCACAGTTCCCTGGCCCTTGAGTTCCTCCCCGCTATCATCATCCTGGATAAAGAACTGGTTTCCTCTTCTCCCACTCGCTCCCAACTGGGAAGGGAGACCTCGAGCAGCTGCCTGGGGCTCCAGGGCAGCGGCAGGTTCCAGGGCAGGACAGGGAGTGTGAGTGCCTTCTGCCTCAGGGAAGTCTGGGTTTACTCCTTGGCCCCCTCCGTATGTCTGGCCCCTTTGGGGGCTGTTGAGAAAACGATCAGGGTCAAAGGCAGGGCTGGGAGGAGCAGGCGGGGCGGAAGGTTCAGAACCTACCACCACCGCCAAGCTCACGGAAGGTCTAGGTTCAACCTGGGGAGCCAAATGCCTGGTGGGTGTCAGGCCCCCAGCACGCTGCTCTAGCCCTGTCAGGAGGAGGATGGCAGTGCCTCCCCTGGAGGAACCCCCTCGAGAGGTAGGAGGGCTAGGTCTGATCTCTAGGGGTTCTGCAAatcctgaggaggaggaggaagaggaagaagaggaagatggggaggTATGTGCCTTGGGGAGCTCTGGGGGAAGAGGCACTGTGAGGGGTGGAGGTGCAGGGGGCCGGGAGTGGGGCGCAGGGGCCAGGGTTAAAGCTCGGGGCTCCACTTTGGGAGAGATGATGCGGTGTTTCGTGCTGCTGCATTTGTGGGTAAGGCTCCCGGAACCTGcaatggagaggaggaggaagaagagaagggagggtaCAGCCTTTTCCCGCAGCCTCTTCCTGGAAGCCCCTGTCCCCCTATAAGAAAACCTAAAGTGTAATACTGATTATGACCACTGGGAGGCATCAGAAGAGAGTCACCCCCTCCCTTCAGTTTCTTCTCAAAATAAACAGGACTAGAGGAACAGAGTAGGGGAGGAGCCCTGGTTTGAGGCAGTGGCTAAGAGCAGAGGGTAAAAGCAGAGTAAAGGGCCAAAAGAACCAAGGAGTACTAAATAGGACCAAAGCTAACTAAGGCTGAGTGTGAttggtggtgtggggtgggagggggcaggaatTACGAAAAGTAGTAGGCAGGAGAGTTATGGACTGCCAGGACTGTAGCGTATACATTTCTGGGGCCAGTGCTACCAGAAAGGAAGTTCTTTGCTCATCTGGCCCATCTTCCTGGACATGCAAAGACTTGCAAATTAGTATGCAAATTCCATCAAGATGGTTATTAAGCAATGTGGCTAAATGGGAAAAGAGTTCCACAGTCAGGCATCACTTACCAAGGCCCCCACTACAGAGACAAGCATGGGTTCGTGGTGCTGGCTTGGTTGGGTGGGTGTCCAAGATCTGTTGCACCAACTGTTCCACAGAGAATTCCTCTGACCCGTTCCCATAGCTCCACTTGATGCCATGAACTACAGGAGATTTTGGGGGAAATACTGTGAGATGTACCTTGACGGCCCCTCTAAAGCCCTGACACGCTGAACTTAAAACTGCTCAGACATACAGCTCACAGCTGCTTTTCACCCCTTCTCCACATTCCACATCTCAGACTGTACAGTCTGTGTCTAGTGTCCAAACAGGACTTAGAGGGAAATAGTTACCCACAGGGTTTGGGCATGGAACCCTAGTGCTTTTGGGAAGCTCCACTCCCTCTCCCTTAGAGCTCTATCCATGCTTGATCCTTACACATGGGCTTTAGCTGTCCCAATAGCTCCTCACGTGACCACTTCAGCCACTCCCGCCGGTCGCTACTGATGGAACAGAAGATGGGGCTACAGCCTTTTCCACAATCCTCTAGGGCTGGGACATTCAGGTAGTGTACAAGGACGATGTCAGGGTTCTGAGAGCACACAGAGGGCAGCCATGAGGGCGAGGAGTCAGGGGCTCAGCTTCCTAGTCCTCGCTTTCTTCTGAGCATCACCCCCAATTCTAGTCACCCCCAGCTTCTATCATGTTCTATCCCTAATCTCCTTTCTGCTTCTCCCACTCAGAACCTACCCCACTCCATCTTTTCAGACCCCATGCTCCTCAAAGAGGCAGAACTCTGGCTCCCTGAGTCCTCAGTCCTTACCTGGAGCAGCCAGTAGCAGCGCCGATGGAATGTGGGGACGATGGAAGAGTGAACGTAGCAGCCATAGAGACACTGCCAGGAgacaggctggggtggggggagggctaGTCTGCTCCCCAACTCTTCCTCTGTTCAGTCCCTTCGCAGGAATCCCAATCTTTCCACCAGTTCCTCTTCAGCCCTCTCTCTACCCCCAccttcttcccacccctcccAAATTCCGGCAGCCCTTAAGTCATGGTtatgggacagagagagagaagagaacagaggagCTGGGGGGCTTACAAAAAAGGGCCCAACTTGAGATTTGGGGAAGAAATCTaagggcagagaggaagtgcAGAAGAACAGGGATTTGGGAAGAGAAGCCTGTGTTCAGAGCATCACTACTGGACCCCTGAGGGAAATGCAAGGGATACGAGGGGACTGTACACTGGTGCCATAAGGCTGGTCACGAAGGGCAAATGGGAAGCTCAGAGAGAGCTCAGCCATCAGTCAGCTGATCCACAGTGATGGGAGAAGATAAGTGAGCAGGAGAGGCAGACAACGTCCCCAGACCCTGCCTGCCGGGCTGGAGTGGGGGCGAGGGCAGGTGGGTGACTGTCTGATGCTCTTACCTCCATGCCCTGGACCTTGAGTTTCATGTGGTCCTCTCGTGTGGTCTTCCCATCCTTCCGTTTCTTCCAAAGGTAACCATCCTTCCGGTATTTCACCTTCTTACGATTGTAGAGGATAATGGAGCCATTCTGAGGCCTGGAAGGAGGACGGGGACGCTTGAGTTTTGTGACCACCACCCAGGATTCCTGTTAGTCTTCAAATTGGAGAACCTTCTCACCTTGTCTTGGGGGCACAAGAGAGCCATTCATCATGTTTCTCAAAGGTGATCAGGTAGGATGCGATCTCCTGTAGGAGAGGAAACACTTGGGTCATCCCCCATGCCTTGGTCATTGGCTCGGGGCCTCTGCAGAGGTGTGGCATCTACTGTAAGACTCTTACAGGTAAAGGTCCCACAGCCCTCTTAAAAATAGTAGGTTCTCTATCTCAGATGAAACCTAACCttgggctagggatgtagttccATAATAGAAAAAGACAGTGCTTGTTTAGTAAGTGCGAGCCCCCAGGTTCAAGTaccaggagaagaaaaacaacaaaaaacaaaaaacaacctaacctcttttctctctctccctactgGATCCTATACCATGGTGCCAGCTTCAAGTTTATCTTTTGTTCTTATTAGGTACTTTCCCAGAGACCCTTTCTGAAAAAGGTCAATGGCCTGACACTTGACAAGAACTCCAGGTCCTGGGTCTGACTCCAAGGCTTTCAGACAAAGTATCAAAGTATTACTTCTACTATTTACTCAGATTCAACCCACTAGTCCTGCCAGATGGGCTCACTGGTCCCTTCCTGAACATATCTCCAACAATCACATCCTTCACATTGGTGCCCTACAAGCCTAAAGTACATGTGAGATGCACAGCATGGTGCTCAATATGAAGAAATCCTAAGCTGTTGTTTTTAATATGGATGGATTATACCGCAGAGCAATGAACTCCTATAAGGTCCAAATTTTTGTAATTCCGTGATCCCCGAAACCTAGAATAGTGTTTAGTAGTGAGTGTCCACAGACACAGGCAGGTCCCCCTTGACCCTCCAGCCCACTAGGACTTGCCAGGGGCCCTAACCCCATGCTCCCTAGGAAAACCTCATTTGTATTCCATCGGAGCCTCTCTGGAGGCAGCAGGGGGCATCGAGGAAGACACTCCAGCAGTTTCTTGGGGAGGAAGATCTTCAGGTGGTGGCTGTTCTCTAGAGGGACCCAGAAGGGAGGGCTTTGTTAGAGGCAATCTGGAGGAAAGGAGCCAactagaacccagggccctggGGAGGACCGCAGCCTGGActagagaggcagggaggaagactGTGCCCAGACTGGGAACCTGCTTTGTGAACTCACCAGCAACCTCAGTGGTGTCCTTGGTATTCATGGTGAGGGTTCCAGGGGGCAAGGTCACCCCCGGCCTGAGGGgccggggggagggggagtctgTGCTGGGAAAGGAGAGAACAAGGTCATGGAAGAAGCCCCCATATTAATCCAAGATGAGAAGCCTGAGGTAGGGTAAGGGGTTATAGAACTCAGCCCTGATATCTGGGAGAGATAAAGAAAAGGCTGGACCAGAGAGTGACAGCAGAACCAGAGAACAGAGACGAAAGAGAACCCACAGATAAGTGCCAGGAACCCACACCAGTGGGGAGACAAGGCAGAACAGAGTGATCAGGAAGAAAGGGATAAGTGGGGGAGGCTGACAATGTTGGAGCATTCCCCAGGGCAGGAAGCTGGGTCCTGCGTGTCTAACCCAGGTTCTCCCAGGCCCTGACCAACCTGAAGGAGAGAGTAGGTGAGGTCAGTTATTAGATCTTTCCCCTtggaaaaaccaaacagaaaaagaactcaGGGGGCATCTGGGAAGGGAGGGCAAGGCTGGGGCGAAGGGTGGGCCAGTCATGGGAGCTGGGGCTCTAGTCCTTGGAGGGCGGCTTGGCAAGGCAACCAGGACGCAGGAGGAAAGCAGACGTAAGGCTGGTCACAAGCTGGGCCCTAGAAGACACACCCCGAGTTGCTtctctatttgattttttttctaagggGAAGGGCAGATCTGATAACTGACCTCACTTACTCTCTCTCAGGTCGGTCATGAGCTGGGAGAATTTGGAGTAGACATGCTGGACCAAGCTTCCGGGTGGGACATCCCGGCTTCCCCTTTGCAGCTAGCATTTCACTTCACCTCAACAGTCCTGTCTCCCCAACCTCCAGCCTACCATATTCCCTCTACTACGGCTCGGGCTCCAGCCTGAGCCTCCGCCCTCTTGGGGAACagatgggagctggaggaggCTCTGCCAGGTGTCGGGGATGGAGAGGGGGCGGAAGCCCATTCAGGATCGGTGGTGTGCAGTGAGGCTAGGGTCGGGATAGGGTCCTCCACAGGGTGCAGGTGCGCAGCCCTGGCTAGGCAGTTTGCCAGGGTGCAGAGCAAGAGAGGGATGAGACCGCAGGCCCGAGGGTGGTTCAGGTCTATGACAGCCTGGCTCTGGGGGTGGGATGCTCCCCCCCAAAAGGGGGCGGGGGTCCTGGGAGACTGACTCTTCGGGGTGGGAGGGTCCCGCCCGCAAACCCGGATgttctggagaagcagctgaacAGAGTTCATGAACACCTGGCGGGCAAGGGGCAGTGCGGGAGCCCGGTGCGGGCTCGGGGGGACAGTCCCCGCACTCTCTGGTCCGTGATGGGGCCCTGCGCCTAGCGGCGCCCCCTGGCGCGGGGAAGGAGGACGGAAGCAGCAAGGTGGAGGCGAATAGGGAGGAGGGACGGTGGTCCCCGGCGCCGTGCTCCATACCCGTACCGCATGGAGCTGCGCCCCCTGGCGCGGGGGTGGAGAGGCGGGCGAGAGGCCCTGGCTCTTACCTCCCGGGGTCCCGCGGGTGACGGCGGCAGCGGCCATTCTACCCCAAACCGACCCCCCCTAGCGCCGGCTGACAGCGGCGTTCGACGTCAGTGCGCACGGGGCGGGGCCTCCCAATTAAGGGAACGGGGTCGAGAAGGGAACCTGGGGTCAGCACACTTGGGGTTCTGGGCCAGTCTATGAGACACTCTGCAGGACGGTCTCTAAAAGGGCAATAGCGCGGAGGGACCCGGATCGGGAGGCGGAAGCTCGGCAGACTGATGTGATTGTGGACGTAGGAGGATGGGGCGTGGACAGAGGTACAGGGCCAGTGCCCTGGAGGCGAAGAAGGCTGGACCTGGGCAGACTCTTCTTGCCTTGGGCGAGATTCGTCAAATTTGGGGACCTAACTTGACTTCATTGAAACTGGGTCCTCAAGAAAATCAAAAGAgtcttcctttccatttcctctcCATCACTGTCTCGATCAGAAGCAAGACTACTCCGGACTCTTTAATAACAACAGAGAGAACACAAGACCAGGGTCTGGTCTAGGGGGAAACCCGGCTGTGAGAGGATGGGGCCGTTCGATAGGAACTCCAGTGGGCTGTGAACAACAGTTAGGGTTAGGAGAGGGAAACCACCGCCTTGACACCACCGATGAGGAGAGTCTTGTGTTTGAATTGGTCTTGGGTCCCGAAGCTCGGGCATGGATGGTTTCCCTTTTCCACTACTCTTCAGACTCCAACGCCATCCTCTGAGGATTGTAAGAGGGGTTCCTCCAGGCTGTAACAGTGCTGTGGGCCAGAGAGCTTAGCCGCCCAGAGGCATAGGTCCCGTCCTGGCCTAAGGGAGTCCAGGGAGACCAAAGCAGCTGTAGATGAGAAAAATTgaaggggcggggcggggtggggtggaaaAACAGGTCTCTctccagatttcttttcttttttttttttcttttttttttttttttttttttggtttttcgagacagggtttctctgtgtagctttgcgctttttcctggaactcacttggtagcccaggctggcctcgaactcacagagatccgcctggctctgcctcccgagtgctgggattaaaggcgtgcgcca from the Peromyscus eremicus chromosome 8a, PerEre_H2_v1, whole genome shotgun sequence genome contains:
- the Camta2 gene encoding calmodulin-binding transcription activator 2 isoform X2, whose protein sequence is MNTKDTTEVAENSHHLKIFLPKKLLECLPRCPLLPPERLRWNTNEEIASYLITFEKHDEWLSCAPKTRPQNGSIILYNRKKVKYRKDGYLWKKRKDGKTTREDHMKLKVQGMECLYGCYVHSSIVPTFHRRCYWLLQNPDIVLVHYLNVPALEDCGKGCSPIFCSISSDRREWLKWSREELLGQLKPMFHGIKWSYGNGSEEFSVEQLVQQILDTHPTKPAPRTHACLCSGGLGSGSLTHKCSSTKHRIISPKVEPRALTLAPAPHSRPPAPPPLTVPLPPELPKAHTSPSSSSSSSSSSSGFAEPLEIRPSPPTSRGGSSRGGTAILLLTGLEQRAGGLTPTRHLAPQVEPRPSVSLAVVVGSEPSAPPAPPSPAFDPDRFLNSPQRGQTYGGGQGVNPDFPEAEGTHTPCPALEPAAALEPQAAARGLPSQLGASGRRGNQFFIQDDDSGEELKGQGTVPPVPSPPPSSPSSPAALQPSGRVARGEALFGGPGGTSELEPFSLSSFPDLMGELISDEAPNLPAPTPQLSPTLNTITDFSPEWSYPEGGVKVLITGPWTEAAERYSCVFDHIAVPASLVQPGVLRCYCPAHEVGLVSLQVAGREGPLCASVLFEYRARRFLSLPSTQLDWLSLDDSQFRMSILERLEQMEKRMAEIAAAGQTPGQGPEAPPIQDEGQGPGFEARVVVLVESMIPRSTWRDPERLIHRSPFRGMSLLHLAAAQGYARLIETLSQWRSVETGSLDLEQEVDPLNVDHFSCTPLMWACALGHLEAAVLLFCWNRQALSIPDSLGRLPLSVAHSRGHVRLARCLEELQRQEPSVDHPLALSPPSSSPDTGLSSVSSPSELSDGTFSVTSAYSSAPDGSPPPAPLLASEMTVEMIPGQLSSGAPETPLLLMDYEATNSKESVPSLSGLPLAQRDVAPPEDVDSPPAVDVIPVDMISLAKQIIEATPERIKREDFSGLPEAGASPREQTGTVGLSETMSWLASYLENVDHFPSSAPTSELPFERGRLAVPPAPSWAEFLSASTSGKMESDFALLTLSDHEQRELYEAARVIQTAFRKYKGRRLKEQQEVAAAVIQRCYRKYKQFALYKKMTQAAILIQSKFRSYYEQKRFQQSRRAAVLIQQHYRSYRRRPGPAHRPSGPLPARNKGSFLTKKQDQAARKIMRFLRRCRHRMRELKQNQELEGLPQPGLAT
- the Camta2 gene encoding calmodulin-binding transcription activator 2 isoform X3, coding for MNTKDTTEVAENSHHLKIFLPKKLLECLPRCPLLPPERLRWNTNEEIASYLITFEKHDEWLSCAPKTRPQNGSIILYNRKKVKYRKDGYLWKKRKDGKTTREDHMKLKVQGMENPDIVLVHYLNVPALEDCGKGCSPIFCSISSDRREWLKWSREELLGQLKPMFHGIKWSYGNGSEEFSVEQLVQQILDTHPTKPAPRTHACLCSGGLGSGSLTHKCSSTKHRIISPKVEPRALTLAPAPHSRPPAPPPLTVPLPPELPKAHTSPSSSSSSSSSSSGFAEPLEIRPSPPTSRGGSSRGGTAILLLTGLEQRAGGLTPTRHLAPQVEPRPSVSLAVVVGSEPSAPPAPPSPAFDPDRFLNSPQRGQTYGGGQGVNPDFPEAEGTHTPCPALEPAAALEPQAAARGLPSQLGASGRRGNQFFIQDDDSGEELKGQGTVPPVPSPPPSSPSSPAALQPSGRVARGEALFGGPGGTSELEPFSLSSFPDLMGELISDEAPNLPAPTPQLSPTLNTITDFSPEWSYPEGGVKVLITGPWTEAAERYSCVFDHIAVPASLVQPGVLRCYCPAHEVGLVSLQVAGREGPLCASVLFEYRARRFLSLPSTQLDWLSLDDSQFRMSILERLEQMEKRMAEIAAAGQTPGQGPEAPPIQDEGQGPGFEARVVVLVESMIPRSTWRDPERLIHRSPFRGMSLLHLAAAQGYARLIETLSQWRSVETGSLDLEQEVDPLNVDHFSCTPLMWACALGHLEAAVLLFCWNRQALSIPDSLGRLPLSVAHSRGHVRLARCLEELQRQEPSVDHPLALSPPSSSPDTGLSSVSSPSELSDGTFSVTSAYSSAPDGSPPPAPLLASEMTVEMIPGQLSSGAPETPLLLMDYEATNSKESVPSLSGLPLAQRDVAPPEDVDSPPAVDVIPVDMISLAKQIIEATPERIKREDFSGLPEAGASPREQTGTVGLSETMSWLASYLENVDHFPSSAPTSELPFERGRLAVPPAPSWAEFLSASTSGKMESDFALLTLSDHEQRELYEAARVIQTAFRKYKGRRLKEQQEVAAAVIQRCYRKYKQFALYKKMTQAAILIQSKFRSYYEQKRFQQSRRAAVLIQQHYRSYRRRPGPAHRPSGPLPARNKGSFLTKKQDQAARKIMRFLRRCRHRMRELKQNQELEGLPQPGLAT
- the Camta2 gene encoding calmodulin-binding transcription activator 2 isoform X1 is translated as MNTKDTTEVAENSHHLKIFLPKKLLECLPRCPLLPPERLRWNTNEEIASYLITFEKHDEWLSCAPKTRPQNGSIILYNRKKVKYRKDGYLWKKRKDGKTTREDHMKLKVQGMEPVSWQCLYGCYVHSSIVPTFHRRCYWLLQNPDIVLVHYLNVPALEDCGKGCSPIFCSISSDRREWLKWSREELLGQLKPMFHGIKWSYGNGSEEFSVEQLVQQILDTHPTKPAPRTHACLCSGGLGSGSLTHKCSSTKHRIISPKVEPRALTLAPAPHSRPPAPPPLTVPLPPELPKAHTSPSSSSSSSSSSSGFAEPLEIRPSPPTSRGGSSRGGTAILLLTGLEQRAGGLTPTRHLAPQVEPRPSVSLAVVVGSEPSAPPAPPSPAFDPDRFLNSPQRGQTYGGGQGVNPDFPEAEGTHTPCPALEPAAALEPQAAARGLPSQLGASGRRGNQFFIQDDDSGEELKGQGTVPPVPSPPPSSPSSPAALQPSGRVARGEALFGGPGGTSELEPFSLSSFPDLMGELISDEAPNLPAPTPQLSPTLNTITDFSPEWSYPEGGVKVLITGPWTEAAERYSCVFDHIAVPASLVQPGVLRCYCPAHEVGLVSLQVAGREGPLCASVLFEYRARRFLSLPSTQLDWLSLDDSQFRMSILERLEQMEKRMAEIAAAGQTPGQGPEAPPIQDEGQGPGFEARVVVLVESMIPRSTWRDPERLIHRSPFRGMSLLHLAAAQGYARLIETLSQWRSVETGSLDLEQEVDPLNVDHFSCTPLMWACALGHLEAAVLLFCWNRQALSIPDSLGRLPLSVAHSRGHVRLARCLEELQRQEPSVDHPLALSPPSSSPDTGLSSVSSPSELSDGTFSVTSAYSSAPDGSPPPAPLLASEMTVEMIPGQLSSGAPETPLLLMDYEATNSKESVPSLSGLPLAQRDVAPPEDVDSPPAVDVIPVDMISLAKQIIEATPERIKREDFSGLPEAGASPREQTGTVGLSETMSWLASYLENVDHFPSSAPTSELPFERGRLAVPPAPSWAEFLSASTSGKMESDFALLTLSDHEQRELYEAARVIQTAFRKYKGRRLKEQQEVAAAVIQRCYRKYKQFALYKKMTQAAILIQSKFRSYYEQKRFQQSRRAAVLIQQHYRSYRRRPGPAHRPSGPLPARNKGSFLTKKQDQAARKIMRFLRRCRHRMRELKQNQELEGLPQPGLAT